The Sinomicrobium kalidii genome contains a region encoding:
- a CDS encoding Gfo/Idh/MocA family protein: MRKLRMGMVGGGIGSFMGGVHRKASAMDGMIELVCGAFSSTAEKSRETGKSLYLPEDRCYGSFQEMILKEKELPEGERMDFVAIVTPNHLHFEPAKTALENGFHVVCDKPMTLTVEEAQTLEKLVEKTGLLFALTHNYTGNAMVKQARMMVENGDLGEIRKIHVQYLQGWMAAELDEQAAIKPWRADPKKSGIGGSLADIGTHAENLVSYITGSTISEIAADLGRIGEGRVLDNDGNILFRMKNGAKGTMSISQIAVGEENDLSIRVYGSKGSIQWNQEDSTRLYVKWTDRPEQTLTPDGNDIYKEVRAVSRIPKGHPEGYLEAFATIYRNFGRHLMSVLENKPVEKPDYPTVSDGVNGVQFIYAAVKSDKNNAAWEKV; encoded by the coding sequence ATGAGAAAATTAAGAATGGGCATGGTAGGCGGTGGAATCGGTTCTTTTATGGGCGGCGTCCACCGAAAAGCATCCGCCATGGACGGCATGATAGAACTGGTATGCGGTGCTTTCAGCAGCACTGCGGAAAAATCCAGGGAAACCGGGAAATCACTTTACCTGCCTGAAGACCGCTGTTACGGCAGTTTTCAGGAAATGATCCTAAAGGAAAAAGAACTTCCCGAAGGGGAGCGTATGGACTTTGTAGCTATAGTTACCCCGAACCACCTTCATTTCGAACCTGCAAAAACGGCTCTGGAAAACGGCTTCCATGTGGTGTGCGACAAACCCATGACACTCACCGTGGAAGAAGCCCAAACCCTGGAAAAACTGGTTGAGAAAACCGGACTTTTATTTGCCCTTACACACAATTATACTGGTAATGCCATGGTAAAACAAGCCCGGATGATGGTAGAAAACGGTGACCTCGGGGAGATCAGGAAAATACATGTACAGTATTTACAGGGATGGATGGCTGCGGAACTCGACGAGCAGGCCGCCATAAAACCCTGGAGGGCCGACCCGAAAAAATCGGGTATAGGAGGTTCTCTGGCCGATATAGGGACGCATGCCGAAAACCTGGTCTCGTATATCACGGGGTCAACTATTTCTGAGATCGCAGCCGATCTCGGAAGAATCGGGGAAGGCCGGGTACTGGATAATGACGGAAATATCCTGTTCCGCATGAAAAACGGGGCAAAAGGTACCATGTCCATCTCGCAAATCGCCGTAGGTGAAGAAAACGACCTATCTATCAGGGTATACGGGAGTAAAGGAAGCATACAGTGGAACCAAGAAGATTCCACCCGGCTTTATGTAAAATGGACGGATAGGCCCGAACAGACCCTAACACCGGACGGAAATGACATTTACAAAGAAGTAAGAGCCGTTTCCAGAATACCCAAGGGACATCCCGAAGGATACCTGGAAGCTTTTGCCACCATTTACAGGAATTTTGGCAGACACCTTATGAGTGTACTGGAAAACAAACCCGTTGAAAAGCCTGATTATCCTACGGTAAGTGATGGTGTAAACGGGGTTCAATTCATATATGCCGCCGTAAAGAGCGATAAAAACAATGCGGCCTGGGAGAAGGTATAG
- a CDS encoding 3-keto-disaccharide hydrolase, with product MKKTHILVIAILMGGIYTYAQEKTMQKEPTKPEETEIYHPVPPKVAPAADNGAPSDAIVLFDGKDLSNWVSTKNGTKAGWTLNPDGSMSVKPGAGDIQTKKDFGSVQLHLEWKSPEKIEGEGQNRGNSGVFLQDRYEIQILDNNNNDTYVNGQVGAVYKQSVPLARASVKTGAWNTYDIIYHAPEFNDAGEKTKAGTFTVIHNGILVQDHVEIKGTTEYIGWPKNKPHGKAPIRLQDHGSTVNYRNIWVREL from the coding sequence ATGAAAAAAACACACATACTGGTTATAGCTATCCTTATGGGCGGCATTTATACTTATGCACAGGAAAAAACCATGCAAAAAGAACCCACAAAACCCGAAGAAACCGAAATTTATCACCCTGTCCCGCCAAAAGTAGCCCCGGCTGCGGATAACGGTGCGCCCAGTGATGCTATTGTCCTGTTCGACGGTAAGGACCTGAGTAATTGGGTAAGCACAAAGAATGGTACCAAAGCGGGGTGGACGTTAAACCCTGATGGCAGTATGTCGGTAAAACCCGGTGCGGGAGACATACAAACCAAAAAAGATTTCGGAAGCGTCCAGCTCCACCTGGAATGGAAATCTCCCGAAAAAATAGAGGGCGAAGGTCAGAACCGGGGCAATAGTGGTGTATTCCTGCAAGACCGTTACGAGATCCAGATACTGGACAACAACAATAACGACACTTACGTGAACGGACAGGTAGGCGCTGTGTACAAACAAAGCGTTCCCCTTGCTAGGGCCTCCGTAAAAACCGGAGCGTGGAATACCTATGACATCATCTATCACGCACCGGAATTCAACGATGCCGGTGAAAAGACAAAAGCCGGGACATTTACCGTCATTCACAACGGCATCCTCGTACAGGACCATGTTGAAATAAAGGGGACCACAGAATACATTGGCTGGCCGAAGAACAAGCCGCACGGCAAAGCCCCGATACGGCTACAGGACCACGGCAGTACAGTGAACTATCGCAATATATGGGTAAGGGAATTATAG
- a CDS encoding 3-keto-disaccharide hydrolase, whose amino-acid sequence MKKIGFCALSLLFLAGCKEANKKDTKEATKKEDIAAVKEQKKQEEGEWTPLFDGKTFAGWHGYNTDKISPEWSIEDGAMVLTPDNDSKAEGKNLVTDKDYTNFKLSLEWKISEAGNSGVFWGIKEIPELHEPYQTGPEIQVLDNEKHPDAKAGTTHQAGALYDMIAPSEKVAKPVGEWNTMVLKIDHNANEGKVWLNGTEIVKFPVHGEEWENMIKNSKFNGWEGFGAYKTGKIGLQHHGNKVSFRNIKIKELQ is encoded by the coding sequence ATGAAAAAGATAGGATTCTGCGCACTTTCCCTGCTCTTCCTGGCAGGATGTAAAGAAGCAAACAAAAAAGACACTAAGGAAGCAACTAAAAAAGAAGATATCGCTGCCGTAAAAGAGCAGAAAAAACAGGAAGAAGGGGAATGGACACCCCTTTTTGACGGGAAAACCTTTGCGGGATGGCACGGCTACAATACCGATAAAATATCACCCGAATGGAGCATTGAGGACGGAGCCATGGTGCTGACCCCGGACAACGACAGCAAGGCTGAAGGTAAAAACCTGGTCACTGACAAGGATTACACGAATTTCAAACTGTCTCTGGAGTGGAAAATATCCGAAGCCGGCAACAGCGGTGTATTCTGGGGAATCAAAGAAATACCCGAACTTCACGAACCCTATCAGACCGGACCAGAAATACAGGTGCTCGATAACGAAAAACACCCCGATGCCAAGGCAGGTACCACCCACCAGGCAGGAGCATTGTATGACATGATAGCTCCTTCCGAAAAAGTAGCAAAACCAGTCGGGGAATGGAATACCATGGTCCTGAAAATAGATCACAATGCCAATGAAGGCAAGGTATGGCTCAACGGTACGGAGATCGTTAAATTTCCCGTACATGGCGAGGAATGGGAAAACATGATAAAAAACTCCAAATTCAATGGCTGGGAAGGTTTCGGAGCGTATAAAACCGGAAAGATCGGACTGCAACATCACGGTAATAAAGTGTCATTCCGAAACATTAAGATCAAGGAACTACAATAA
- a CDS encoding sugar phosphate isomerase/epimerase family protein, whose product MKTIKGPAVFLAQFVDSKAPFNSLDGMCKWAAGLGYKGIQIPTWETFLIDLDKAGSTDETEGQAYCDELKEKVASYGLEITELSTHLQGQLVAVHPAYDIMFDNFAPDTYKNNPKARTEWAVDQVKKAAVASRRLGLKVHATFSGSLLWHTAHPWPQRPAGLVEMGFEELAKRWKPILDSYDENDVDVCYEIHPGEDLHDGDTFERFLEATNNHKRVNILYDPSHFVLQQLDYITYIDHYHEFIKSFHVKDSEFNPTGKKGAFGGFNDWRDRAGRYRSLGDGQVDFKTIFTKLTEYGCDVWAVMEWECCIKSPEQGAREGAPFIQSHIIEATEKAFDDFAGAEIDNEKLKRILGQ is encoded by the coding sequence ATGAAAACCATAAAAGGCCCCGCCGTATTTCTGGCACAGTTTGTAGACAGCAAAGCACCTTTCAACTCCCTGGACGGAATGTGTAAATGGGCTGCCGGGCTGGGGTACAAGGGCATTCAAATACCTACATGGGAAACCTTTCTCATCGATCTCGACAAAGCCGGAAGTACCGATGAAACCGAAGGACAGGCCTATTGCGACGAATTGAAAGAAAAAGTAGCCTCCTACGGCCTGGAGATCACGGAACTCTCTACACATTTACAAGGGCAGTTGGTGGCCGTTCACCCGGCCTATGACATTATGTTCGACAATTTTGCCCCCGATACCTATAAAAACAATCCCAAAGCCCGTACCGAATGGGCAGTAGACCAGGTAAAAAAAGCCGCGGTGGCCAGCCGGAGATTAGGCCTTAAAGTTCATGCCACATTCTCCGGTTCCCTGCTCTGGCATACGGCACACCCCTGGCCGCAACGCCCTGCCGGACTCGTGGAAATGGGATTCGAAGAACTTGCCAAACGCTGGAAGCCCATTCTCGACAGCTACGATGAAAATGATGTCGACGTATGCTACGAAATACATCCCGGCGAAGACCTTCACGACGGAGATACCTTCGAAAGGTTTTTGGAAGCGACCAACAATCACAAAAGAGTGAATATTCTCTATGACCCGAGCCATTTTGTACTGCAACAACTGGATTACATCACCTATATCGATCATTATCACGAATTCATAAAATCCTTCCATGTCAAGGATTCCGAGTTCAATCCTACAGGTAAAAAAGGTGCTTTCGGCGGATTTAACGACTGGAGGGACCGGGCCGGGAGATACCGCTCACTCGGGGACGGCCAGGTAGATTTCAAAACCATTTTCACCAAGCTCACGGAATACGGATGTGACGTATGGGCCGTTATGGAATGGGAGTGCTGCATAAAATCACCCGAACAGGGGGCACGCGAAGGCGCCCCGTTCATACAAAGCCACATTATCGAAGCCACCGAAAAAGCATTTGACGATTTTGCAGGGGCCGAGATCGACAATGAAAAACTGAAAAGAATACTGGGGCAGTAA